In a single window of the Sesamum indicum cultivar Zhongzhi No. 13 linkage group LG16, S_indicum_v1.0, whole genome shotgun sequence genome:
- the LOC105178497 gene encoding uncharacterized protein LOC105178497 isoform X1: protein MQPAANAVGVEDDILYLDKQKFISLANKTLSLSDNDEADLKDLLKLVSVIFEPNKEEAKLERTTQRTDSASRARGAILQRYASIIGQEIAIQDGKSDSDKTLKILDAHPEIPLKTKAILALVAFGTMYGKARLAALSRSTNQLARSIAQLKQQPDVQGDDLKKWFEALSRVIKLTLDIAGRLMDLKETQSLSVNDRLLLSTTVYRIVNIVVICWSQVMTILVKHIRNDMYSFLCLLESWERELSNKRHEIERKSSRKDLLTQEAVLPEQSSQLIKPSSSTSCWMKLCQLLTLTSVKSNNK, encoded by the exons ATGCAGCCCGCTGCAAATGCAGTTGGCGTGGAAGATGATATCTTGTACTTGGACAAGCAGAAATTCATAAGCTTGGCGAATAAGACGTTGTCTCTGTCCGACAACGATGAGGCAGACTTGAAAGATCTTCTTAAGCTTGTTAGTGTTATCTTCGAACCTAATAAG GAGGAAGCAAAGCTGGAAAGGACGACGCAGAGGACTGATTCTGCAAGTCGCGCTCGGGGGGCAATATTGCAACGTTATGCAAGTATCATAGGCCAAGAG ATAGCAATTCAAGATGGGAAAAGTGACAGTGACAAGACGTTGAAAATACTAGACGCGCATCCAGAAATACCCTTGAAAACTAAGGCGATACTAGCCTTAGTTGCTTTTGGGACCATGTATGGCAAAGCGCGGCTTGCTGCCCTCTCTCGCAGCACAAATCAACTTGCGAGGTCGATTGCGCAGTTGAAACAACAGCCGGACGTACAAGGTGATGATCTTAAGAAATGGTTTGAGGCGCTCAGCAGAGTTATCAAGCTGACACTCGACATTGCTGGCCGGCTCATGGATTTGAAGGAGACACAGTCTCTCTCCGTAAACGACAGGTTGCTTTTATCCACAACGGTGTATAGAATCGTCAATATTGTTGTTATTTGTTGGTCACAAGTAATGACAATTTTGGTCAAGCATATCAG GAACGACATGTACTCATTTTTATGCCTCCTTGAAAGTTGGGAAAGGGAGCTAAGTAATAAACGTCATGAGATTGAAAGGAAATCATCCCGAAAAGATTTGTTAACTCAAGAAG CAGTTTTACCTGAACAGTCCAGTCAGCTCATAAAACCGTCGAGCAGTACTAGTTGTTGGATGAAGCTGTGCCAATTGCTAACTCTCACATCTgtaaaatcaaacaataagTAA
- the LOC105178497 gene encoding uncharacterized protein LOC105178497 isoform X2 has translation MQPAANAVGVEDDILYLDKQKFISLANKTLSLSDNDEADLKDLLKLVSVIFEPNKEEAKLERTTQRTDSASRARGAILQRYASIIGQEIAIQDGKSDSDKTLKILDAHPEIPLKTKAILALVAFGTMYGKARLAALSRSTNQLARSIAQLKQQPDVQGDDLKKWFEALSRVIKLTLDIAGRLMDLKETQSLSVNDRLLLSTTVYRIVNIVVICWSQVMTILVKHIRNDMYSFLCLLESWERELSNKRHEIERKSSRKDLLTQEVLPEQSSQLIKPSSSTSCWMKLCQLLTLTSVKSNNK, from the exons ATGCAGCCCGCTGCAAATGCAGTTGGCGTGGAAGATGATATCTTGTACTTGGACAAGCAGAAATTCATAAGCTTGGCGAATAAGACGTTGTCTCTGTCCGACAACGATGAGGCAGACTTGAAAGATCTTCTTAAGCTTGTTAGTGTTATCTTCGAACCTAATAAG GAGGAAGCAAAGCTGGAAAGGACGACGCAGAGGACTGATTCTGCAAGTCGCGCTCGGGGGGCAATATTGCAACGTTATGCAAGTATCATAGGCCAAGAG ATAGCAATTCAAGATGGGAAAAGTGACAGTGACAAGACGTTGAAAATACTAGACGCGCATCCAGAAATACCCTTGAAAACTAAGGCGATACTAGCCTTAGTTGCTTTTGGGACCATGTATGGCAAAGCGCGGCTTGCTGCCCTCTCTCGCAGCACAAATCAACTTGCGAGGTCGATTGCGCAGTTGAAACAACAGCCGGACGTACAAGGTGATGATCTTAAGAAATGGTTTGAGGCGCTCAGCAGAGTTATCAAGCTGACACTCGACATTGCTGGCCGGCTCATGGATTTGAAGGAGACACAGTCTCTCTCCGTAAACGACAGGTTGCTTTTATCCACAACGGTGTATAGAATCGTCAATATTGTTGTTATTTGTTGGTCACAAGTAATGACAATTTTGGTCAAGCATATCAG GAACGACATGTACTCATTTTTATGCCTCCTTGAAAGTTGGGAAAGGGAGCTAAGTAATAAACGTCATGAGATTGAAAGGAAATCATCCCGAAAAGATTTGTTAACTCAAGAAG TTTTACCTGAACAGTCCAGTCAGCTCATAAAACCGTCGAGCAGTACTAGTTGTTGGATGAAGCTGTGCCAATTGCTAACTCTCACATCTgtaaaatcaaacaataagTAA